In Amycolatopsis sp. EV170708-02-1, the following are encoded in one genomic region:
- a CDS encoding DUF6801 domain-containing protein: MSHRRGTKKAVAAAAAGAVGLATAVLVVGAQSSVADPISLALNYHCNLPLVGSQSLKVVINTDLPLSVKTGQPTGTFDIKAVSTINADTVSGLNLIGATTLEGQAIAAANVEAPGLNLPVKVPNDIAKQNIPTSGEMTVNAAGKTPSLTFNQPGEAKITVGDLQLKVTPRKADGSVTGITPDGTIDAPCTQDPGQNNTLATIKIGEGGGGTTTQTTPTTPTTPTTPTTPTTPTTPTTPTTPGGGGLKYAFGIKGQTALKSLGSTAAINGGFDADVDLASKTFTGDLKLDPSSTQFKLFGFIDGRSEIKVEQVGKQSGELVGTGFKAHIKFNVFLPSVQVFGIPISTDPKCGTVSPSTSEMTTGPDFDLLKGGKLTGTYSLSALQNCGQLNDWISAFAKSDGNTLDLNLTKK, encoded by the coding sequence GTGAGTCACCGTAGAGGAACCAAGAAGGCGGTCGCCGCCGCCGCTGCCGGTGCCGTGGGGCTTGCCACCGCGGTACTCGTGGTCGGGGCACAGTCCAGTGTCGCCGATCCGATCTCACTCGCGCTCAACTATCACTGCAACCTGCCGCTCGTGGGGTCGCAGTCGCTCAAGGTGGTGATCAACACCGATCTTCCGCTGTCGGTCAAGACCGGTCAGCCGACCGGCACGTTCGACATCAAGGCCGTGTCCACGATCAACGCGGACACGGTCAGCGGGCTCAACCTGATCGGTGCGACCACGCTGGAAGGCCAGGCCATCGCGGCGGCGAACGTGGAGGCGCCGGGGCTCAACCTCCCGGTCAAGGTCCCGAACGACATCGCCAAGCAGAACATCCCCACCTCGGGCGAGATGACGGTCAACGCGGCGGGCAAGACGCCTTCGCTGACCTTCAACCAGCCCGGCGAGGCGAAGATCACCGTGGGCGACCTGCAGCTGAAGGTCACCCCGCGCAAGGCCGACGGTTCGGTCACCGGCATCACGCCGGACGGCACGATCGACGCGCCGTGCACGCAGGATCCCGGCCAGAACAACACGCTGGCCACGATCAAGATCGGTGAAGGGGGCGGCGGCACGACCACGCAGACCACGCCCACCACCCCGACCACGCCCACCACCCCCACGACGCCGACCACGCCGACGACCCCGACCACGCCCACCACCCCCGGTGGCGGCGGGCTCAAGTACGCGTTCGGCATCAAGGGGCAGACCGCGCTGAAGTCTCTCGGCAGCACGGCCGCGATCAACGGTGGGTTCGACGCGGACGTGGACCTCGCGTCGAAGACGTTCACCGGTGACCTCAAGCTCGACCCGTCGTCGACCCAGTTCAAGCTGTTCGGGTTCATCGACGGTCGTTCGGAGATCAAGGTCGAGCAGGTCGGCAAGCAGTCCGGTGAGCTCGTCGGCACCGGGTTCAAGGCGCACATCAAGTTCAACGTGTTCCTGCCGAGCGTGCAGGTCTTCGGGATCCCCATCAGCACCGACCCGAAGTGCGGCACGGTCAGCCCGTCCACCAGCGAGATGACCACGGGGCCGGACTTCGACCTGCTCAAGGGCGGGAAGCTCACCGGTACCTACTCGCTGTCCGCGCTGCAGAACTGCGGTCAGCTGAACGACTGGATCAGCGCGTTCGCCAAGAGCGACGGCAACACGCTGGACCTGAACCTCACCAAGAAGTAG
- a CDS encoding DUF6801 domain-containing protein translates to MPLRVNVRMLLAAGLVVLITAGCLLFVAVRSAAAGTPVDKKLSFTCPFPLIGLQKLDVNIKADFEVPTAPGGTLTTSGLTITVTVPDKAARGLNLVGATTIEGTAAAGVTVVNGDANPLPVRIPLNVAKTDLPPSGPFSPVATGTVPTVTLAKPGTTTLTVGDFTTRLTPKKADGSFTGLGSFTSDCTLDPGQDPVLLSFELGDKPAGHRYAVAGKTGVKALGAAAPLTGTFDLSPTAATVFSGGPVFDKAHADFRLFGFLPGSADLEFVADGAQGGDLAGTGFVARPRFTTVLPLVTLVGMPVSTGPGCRTSAPSTAELRTGDGFTMAMGGALTGTYSLAPLTGCGAFTSYVSTLFQGDGNTFELALTPRQT, encoded by the coding sequence ATGCCCCTTCGTGTCAACGTCCGGATGCTGCTCGCGGCGGGACTCGTCGTGCTGATCACCGCCGGCTGCCTGCTGTTCGTCGCCGTCCGCAGCGCGGCGGCGGGTACGCCCGTGGACAAGAAGCTGTCGTTCACCTGCCCGTTCCCGCTGATCGGGTTGCAGAAGCTCGACGTGAACATCAAGGCCGACTTCGAGGTGCCGACGGCGCCCGGCGGCACGCTCACCACCTCCGGGCTGACCATCACCGTGACCGTGCCGGACAAGGCGGCCCGCGGGCTGAACCTCGTCGGCGCCACCACCATCGAAGGCACCGCGGCGGCGGGCGTGACAGTGGTCAACGGCGACGCGAACCCGCTCCCCGTGCGCATCCCGCTGAACGTCGCGAAGACCGACCTCCCGCCGTCCGGCCCGTTCAGCCCGGTGGCGACCGGCACCGTGCCCACGGTGACGCTGGCGAAACCCGGCACGACGACGCTCACCGTCGGGGACTTCACGACCCGTCTCACCCCGAAGAAGGCCGACGGTTCCTTCACCGGGCTCGGCTCGTTCACCTCGGACTGCACGCTCGACCCCGGCCAGGACCCGGTCCTGCTCTCCTTCGAACTCGGCGACAAACCCGCGGGGCACCGGTACGCGGTCGCCGGGAAGACCGGCGTCAAAGCACTCGGCGCGGCCGCGCCGCTCACCGGCACCTTCGACCTGAGCCCCACCGCGGCCACCGTGTTCAGCGGCGGCCCGGTGTTCGACAAGGCGCACGCCGACTTCCGGCTGTTCGGCTTCCTGCCGGGCTCGGCCGATCTGGAGTTCGTCGCCGACGGAGCGCAGGGCGGCGATCTCGCCGGGACCGGTTTCGTCGCGCGGCCCCGGTTCACCACCGTCCTTCCGCTCGTGACGCTCGTCGGCATGCCGGTCAGCACCGGGCCGGGCTGCCGGACGTCGGCCCCGTCGACGGCGGAACTGCGCACCGGCGACGGTTTCACCATGGCGATGGGCGGTGCGCTCACCGGCACCTATTCGCTGGCGCCGCTGACCGGCTGCGGCGCGTTCACCTCTTACGTCAGCACCCTCTTCCAGGGAGACGGCAACACCTTCGAGCTCGCGCTGACCCCACGCCAGACCTGA
- a CDS encoding serine/threonine-protein kinase, with product MKPLNTGEPTGVGRYRVFAALGEGGMGRVLLGTSSDGRLVAIKQVHPGFAHDPGFRERFRREVETSRLVSGAYTAPVMDADPNAPTPWLASVFVPGPALSEAVSAGGPLPPVAVRHLAAGLALALGDIHRAGLIHRDLKPSNVILTGDGPRVIDFGIARAVEGDSELTHTGAVIGSPGFMSPEQAEGKPLTPASDMFSFGALLVMAATGANPFTGTSTPHTLYNVVHVHPDLRQLAPELRQIVEPCLAKNPADRPSPAWVLERLGPIPPMTSPWPPVVSHLIETQQAQVRRLLNPPPPKRSRRGLYAGLAAGAVVLLAGGVVAAVSLSGEDPPVAVAPSSPPQPDEPIATPVNQDPLGPDNLRRVDLCKVLEGRDVPGFGKLSRKIDVQFDSCTYSSPAGKWLELAVGGDLIEGESGGELEGLPLRVKGSDDSCAVAVPVSGLPNTKLAADVNSMSTKDTACSVVKAALADAVKRIRAGGQERELPAGTLAPLDPCALLGPATTDRLIGPVVETIREHLHECRYDTAGSVRLSFVRSYPPVQSKDSYYTGTATLDIGGTKVYLAKRDDGAARSSCSLTWQHRSVSDRDGENVELTVGTSGSETNADQACEKAKRFAEALMPKLPKP from the coding sequence GTGAAGCCGTTGAACACCGGCGAACCCACCGGCGTGGGGCGCTACCGGGTGTTCGCCGCGCTCGGCGAGGGCGGGATGGGCCGGGTGCTGCTCGGGACCTCTTCCGACGGGCGCCTGGTCGCGATCAAGCAGGTCCATCCGGGTTTCGCGCACGACCCCGGCTTCCGCGAGCGGTTCCGCCGGGAGGTCGAAACCTCCCGCCTGGTGTCCGGCGCGTACACCGCGCCGGTCATGGACGCCGATCCGAACGCGCCGACACCGTGGCTGGCCTCGGTGTTCGTGCCGGGACCGGCGTTGTCCGAAGCGGTCTCCGCCGGCGGCCCGCTGCCTCCGGTGGCGGTCCGGCATCTCGCCGCGGGGCTCGCGCTGGCGCTCGGCGACATCCACCGGGCCGGACTGATCCACCGCGATCTGAAGCCGAGCAACGTCATCCTCACCGGTGACGGCCCCCGGGTGATCGACTTCGGCATCGCCCGCGCCGTCGAAGGCGACTCCGAACTCACGCACACCGGCGCCGTCATCGGTTCGCCCGGGTTCATGTCGCCGGAACAGGCCGAGGGCAAACCACTGACCCCGGCGAGCGACATGTTCTCGTTCGGCGCGCTGCTGGTGATGGCCGCGACCGGGGCGAATCCGTTCACCGGGACGTCCACCCCGCACACCTTGTACAACGTCGTGCACGTCCACCCCGATCTCCGGCAGCTGGCACCGGAGCTGCGGCAGATCGTCGAGCCGTGCCTGGCGAAGAACCCGGCGGACCGGCCGTCACCGGCTTGGGTGCTGGAGCGGCTGGGCCCGATCCCGCCGATGACCAGCCCGTGGCCTCCGGTGGTGTCGCATCTCATCGAGACGCAGCAGGCCCAGGTCCGGCGGCTGCTGAATCCGCCGCCCCCGAAGCGATCCCGGCGCGGCCTGTACGCGGGGCTCGCCGCGGGCGCCGTCGTGCTGCTCGCCGGCGGCGTCGTCGCGGCGGTCTCGTTGTCCGGGGAAGATCCGCCGGTGGCCGTCGCGCCGAGCTCGCCGCCGCAGCCGGACGAACCGATCGCCACCCCGGTCAACCAGGACCCACTCGGCCCGGACAATCTGCGCCGCGTCGACCTGTGCAAGGTCCTCGAAGGACGAGACGTGCCGGGCTTCGGCAAGCTGAGCAGGAAGATCGACGTCCAGTTCGATTCGTGCACGTACTCCTCGCCCGCGGGCAAATGGCTGGAGCTCGCGGTCGGCGGCGATCTGATCGAAGGCGAATCGGGCGGCGAGCTGGAAGGGCTTCCGCTGCGGGTGAAAGGCTCCGACGACTCGTGCGCGGTCGCCGTCCCGGTGTCCGGCCTGCCGAACACCAAACTCGCCGCCGACGTGAACTCGATGTCCACAAAGGACACGGCGTGTTCGGTGGTGAAGGCCGCGCTCGCCGACGCGGTGAAGCGGATCCGCGCCGGCGGCCAGGAACGCGAGCTCCCCGCCGGGACCCTGGCGCCGCTGGATCCGTGCGCGCTGCTCGGCCCCGCGACCACCGACCGGCTGATCGGCCCGGTCGTCGAAACGATCCGCGAACATCTGCACGAATGCCGGTACGACACGGCGGGCAGCGTCCGGCTGAGCTTCGTGCGGTCGTATCCGCCGGTCCAGTCGAAGGACTCGTACTACACCGGCACCGCGACGTTGGACATCGGTGGCACCAAGGTGTATCTGGCGAAGCGGGACGACGGTGCCGCCCGCTCCAGCTGTTCGCTGACCTGGCAGCACCGGTCCGTCAGCGACCGTGACGGCGAGAACGTCGAGCTCACCGTCGGGACCAGCGGTTCCGAGACGAACGCCGACCAAGCCTGCGAAAAGGCGAAGCGCTTCGCCGAGGCGCTGATGCCGAAACTTCCGAAACCCTAG
- a CDS encoding cation-translocating P-type ATPase: MTISAPESAVRTVELTVSGMTCAACSARVERTLNKLDGVRASVNYATERATVQVPGTLADDVLIERVRKAGYTAEIRGDEDPDIGFARVRDLRRRLVVAALLAIPLGNLSITLALVPRLRFPGWELLCLALAVPVVFWSALPFHRATLRNLRHRSSSMDTLVSLGVLSSFAWSAWSAFAGGTEPGYWIGFGPTAAGADAIYLDVAAGVTTFLLAGRYFESRSRRSAAGLLAALDALAAKDVRVLREGAERMVPISELAVGDLFVVKPGESIAADGVVHNGLSTVDVSAVTGEPVPAEVATGDRVIGASVNRDGRLVVRATAVGTHTQLAQMTALAERAQARKAAVQRLVDRICAVFVPAVLGVAALTLAVWLLGGAPAREGFAAAVAVLIIACPCALGLATPTALMAGVGRGAQLGILIKGPDALEASRTVDTVVLDKTGTVTTGKMTVTACRPADGFTIGELLRFAGAVEAGSEHAIAAAVVTAARAELPDLPPVERFAALPGLGARGDVEGQDVLVGNARLFADRGISVPGDFTAADGATAILVAVDGRVAGQLEVRDVVKPSARAAVDALHELGLRTVLLTGDNEAAARVVADEIGVSDVRAGVLPAEKAAVIEELRAGGARVAMVGDGINDGPALATADLGMAMAQGSDIAVRSADMVLVREDLRVVPDAIRLADRTLRIIRGNLLWAFGYNVAAIPLAALGLLNPLIAGAAMSLSSVLVVSNSLRLKDFGRADRRAA; the protein is encoded by the coding sequence ATGACGATTTCCGCGCCGGAGTCCGCCGTCCGCACGGTGGAGCTGACCGTGTCGGGGATGACCTGCGCCGCCTGTTCGGCGCGGGTGGAACGCACGCTGAACAAGCTCGACGGGGTGCGCGCGTCGGTGAACTACGCGACCGAGCGCGCCACCGTGCAGGTCCCCGGGACTCTTGCCGACGACGTGCTCATCGAGCGGGTCCGCAAAGCCGGCTACACGGCGGAGATCCGGGGCGACGAGGATCCCGACATCGGCTTCGCCCGGGTCCGTGATCTCCGGCGGCGGCTGGTCGTCGCCGCGCTGCTGGCGATCCCGCTGGGGAACCTCTCGATCACGCTCGCCCTGGTCCCGCGGCTGCGGTTTCCCGGCTGGGAGCTGCTGTGCCTCGCGCTGGCCGTTCCCGTGGTGTTCTGGTCCGCGCTGCCGTTCCACCGCGCCACGCTGCGAAACCTCCGTCATCGGTCGTCCAGTATGGACACCCTGGTGTCGCTGGGGGTGCTCTCGTCGTTCGCGTGGTCGGCTTGGTCCGCCTTCGCGGGCGGCACCGAACCCGGCTACTGGATCGGCTTCGGCCCGACGGCGGCCGGTGCCGACGCCATCTATCTCGACGTCGCCGCCGGGGTGACCACCTTCCTGCTGGCAGGCCGGTACTTCGAGAGCCGGTCCCGGCGCAGCGCCGCCGGGCTGCTGGCCGCGCTGGACGCCTTGGCCGCCAAGGACGTCCGGGTTCTGCGGGAAGGGGCCGAGCGGATGGTCCCGATCAGCGAACTGGCCGTCGGCGACCTGTTCGTGGTCAAGCCGGGGGAGTCGATCGCCGCCGACGGCGTCGTCCACAACGGACTGTCCACTGTGGATGTCAGCGCGGTGACCGGTGAGCCGGTGCCCGCGGAGGTCGCCACCGGGGACCGGGTGATCGGCGCCTCGGTGAACCGGGACGGCAGGCTCGTCGTCCGCGCGACCGCGGTCGGCACGCACACCCAGCTGGCCCAGATGACCGCGCTCGCGGAACGCGCGCAGGCTCGCAAGGCCGCGGTCCAACGCCTGGTCGACCGGATCTGCGCGGTGTTCGTCCCCGCCGTGCTCGGCGTGGCGGCGCTGACGCTCGCGGTCTGGCTGCTCGGCGGCGCGCCCGCGCGCGAAGGGTTCGCGGCGGCCGTCGCCGTCCTCATCATCGCCTGCCCGTGCGCGCTCGGGCTCGCGACGCCGACCGCGCTGATGGCCGGGGTCGGTCGCGGCGCGCAGCTCGGCATCCTCATCAAGGGCCCGGACGCGCTCGAGGCGAGCCGCACGGTGGACACCGTCGTACTGGACAAGACCGGCACCGTCACCACCGGGAAGATGACCGTGACCGCGTGCCGTCCCGCCGACGGGTTCACCATCGGCGAGCTGCTGCGGTTCGCCGGGGCCGTCGAGGCCGGTTCGGAGCACGCCATCGCGGCGGCCGTGGTGACCGCGGCGCGCGCCGAGCTGCCGGACCTGCCCCCGGTCGAACGCTTCGCCGCGCTGCCCGGGCTCGGTGCGCGGGGAGACGTCGAGGGACAAGACGTCCTCGTCGGCAACGCGCGTCTGTTCGCCGACCGCGGGATCTCCGTTCCCGGCGACTTCACGGCGGCGGACGGCGCGACGGCGATCCTCGTCGCGGTGGACGGCCGGGTCGCCGGGCAGCTGGAGGTCCGGGACGTCGTGAAGCCGTCGGCGCGGGCCGCCGTCGACGCCCTGCACGAGCTCGGCCTGCGGACCGTGCTGCTGACCGGCGACAACGAAGCCGCCGCCCGCGTGGTCGCGGACGAGATCGGCGTATCCGACGTGCGTGCCGGGGTGCTGCCCGCGGAGAAGGCCGCGGTCATCGAGGAACTGCGGGCCGGGGGAGCGCGGGTCGCGATGGTCGGCGACGGGATCAACGACGGTCCGGCGCTGGCCACCGCGGATCTCGGCATGGCGATGGCCCAGGGCAGCGACATCGCGGTCCGCTCCGCCGACATGGTGCTGGTCCGCGAAGACCTGCGCGTGGTCCCCGACGCCATCCGGCTCGCCGACCGCACGCTGCGGATCATCCGGGGGAACCTGCTCTGGGCGTTCGGGTACAACGTCGCCGCGATCCCGCTGGCCGCGCTGGGACTGCTGAACCCGCTGATCGCCGGGGCGGCGATGTCGCTGTCGTCCGTGCTCGTCGTGTCCAACAGCCTCCGGCTCAAGGACTTCGGCCGGGCGGACCGACGCGCCGCGTGA